One stretch of Pedobacter riviphilus DNA includes these proteins:
- a CDS encoding ankyrin repeat domain-containing protein, translating into MGIAQLEEQIEAGNLQAVKEILVENPKLANLDTSHHISPLLLACYYKKQEIADLIAEFVDNLTLFEACAVGKFDAATLLIFQNPESINDFSEDGFTPLGLACYFGHEELARFLVLKGADVNLASKNGFNVFPIHSAVAANNFNITKMLLDAGAYPNVCQKAGLAPLHTAAQLGNIELIILLLEHGAEVSLRMEGGKLPADLAAEKGFNEIAEILRDDD; encoded by the coding sequence ATGGGCATAGCGCAACTCGAAGAGCAAATTGAGGCTGGAAATTTACAAGCAGTAAAAGAAATTTTGGTAGAAAATCCAAAATTGGCAAATCTGGATACTTCTCATCACATTTCGCCGTTATTATTGGCTTGTTACTACAAAAAGCAAGAAATAGCCGACTTAATAGCTGAGTTTGTAGATAATTTAACCTTATTTGAAGCCTGTGCAGTTGGTAAATTCGATGCGGCTACCTTATTGATTTTTCAAAACCCCGAAAGTATAAACGATTTTTCTGAAGATGGCTTTACACCACTTGGTTTAGCCTGCTATTTCGGACATGAAGAATTAGCCCGTTTTCTGGTTTTAAAAGGTGCCGATGTTAACCTGGCATCAAAAAATGGCTTTAATGTATTTCCAATCCACTCAGCAGTGGCAGCTAATAATTTCAATATCACTAAAATGCTGTTAGATGCAGGCGCATACCCGAATGTTTGTCAGAAAGCAGGTTTAGCCCCATTACATACTGCTGCACAATTGGGAAATATCGAATTGATTATTTTACTGTTAGAACACGGCGCAGAGGTTTCTTTACGCATGGAAGGCGGAAAACTGCCAGCAGATTTAGCCGCAGAAAAAGGCTTTAACGAAATTGCAGAAATTTTAAGAGATGATGATTAA
- a CDS encoding PspC family transcriptional regulator — MLQKIITYFEQQSFGVSTYLANKLNMSIAKVRLFFIYSSFLAVGFPILFYFLAAVVLDIRTYMKRMRLRIWE, encoded by the coding sequence ATGTTACAGAAGATTATAACTTATTTTGAACAGCAGAGTTTTGGAGTTTCTACCTATTTGGCCAATAAGCTGAATATGAGTATCGCTAAAGTGCGCCTGTTTTTTATTTATTCGTCGTTTTTGGCGGTAGGTTTTCCAATATTATTTTATTTTTTGGCAGCTGTTGTGCTAGATATCAGGACGTATATGAAAAGAATGCGGTTGCGGATATGGGAATAG